From Antechinus flavipes isolate AdamAnt ecotype Samford, QLD, Australia chromosome 1, AdamAnt_v2, whole genome shotgun sequence:
ttctcatgatttcaagcttaaatgcaCTCTTGATTAATCTTAGGAGGAGGGGAACAACCCAGTTACTGAAGTTTCTAGATTCCTGGGAGTTCTctccactatcatcattatatataatagcATGACATTCTCCTCATTGATGGTAGTCAATCCATTATCGCAGGTCAAAATAGTCAAGCAAGTCAAAGGTAAGACTAGAAGGATACTCAATGGCAGAGTCTCCTTTTTTGAGTTCCATCTGCTTCATTTCCTTCAGAACAGAGGAAAACTTGTCACTATCAATGTAAGGCTCCAATGACTTCGGAAGTGGATCGTGCTGGGGCAGGTTCTTGCAACAATCTAGGAAGACTGGAACTGATATCACCTTCAGGTTGGGCAATTTGTGCTGGCCTGGACTTAGTAAAATGTACACACTCGTGCTAGATAGTGGGTTGCCACACAGACCAAGATGGGAGAGCCTGGTACAGGAATATAAATAggacaagatttttaaaaagtcactatcCTTGATTCCACACATTGTCACATTCAGCCACTTCAGTGAATTTGAGACTGACTTTAGAAGTTCCAGGAAGGAGTCTAAATGTTTGGTTATATTGTTGCCAGTAAGATCTAGCTTTTTAAGATGAATGCTATGTTGACTCCTGGACAGGTAAATTAGGTCTTTCTTTGTCAGAGTGCAGTAAGAAAATGGAAGGTTTCCAGGGAGCATTGTAGacctctgaaaataaaaaaaattaagatatgcTATCATGTACCCAAATTCAGAAATCCACGTCTATGTCCTTTCCCATATTTACTTATAGAATGCCTTTAGCTTCTAGATTTCCATCTGTGCTGGTCATATTTACACTTTTGATGGGAGATTTTGGTGCTGACCAAGTTAAGGAtccagaataaaaacaaaacacaacattGAGGAAATTAGCTAATACTGGAGGGTGGGgggttgtaaaaaaaaagttagggtaAATAGTCTATTCAATGACCATCAAAAATGAACCTTTTAGGATAACCAAAGAATGCCAAGATGTAGGGAAATGTCTAtaggaaagaactttggaatagttattctgaataaataaaaaaaattaatcctgaAAGATAGAAAGATTTGAGAAAGTTTAGCCTCTCTAGCATCAGAAATATCAGAAGCAGAAATAAACTCTAAGCCAATTGACATCTTATATAGAAACAAATAGAAGGTGTTTATGTAGATTGCTGAAAGCTACTTAACTTCACTTTTGGGAAAAGCTACTACTGTTCCAGGGCTTTGTTCTATGCAACATCATTTGTCAAGACTATAACAGTAGCACAGATAAGACTTTTCAGAGTATCAAGGTAATGGCTGCAGGGACTAATAGAAAGGTCTTCCATGTATTCAGAAATCTAACAGTATTGACCAGTGACACCATGAATTCATGAAACCCACATTAATGTGTCTAAGACATCAGGAAAATGTGACATTTGATGATCAGAAGAGGCTATATAAGGCCACTCTAGCTCCTCTTTAAGTATTGTGGCAGTCTGACCTGCCTGATATGTTTTTAAGAGCATGTATTCTGGGCTCAGAAGAGTCTTtataaacaaagatttttttgtgGGGCAGGGAACCTGACTTTGATTGAACTTTATTTTCATCTGAATTAGTCAAAGAAAGGTTGAACATATATAGAAACAGAGAGGTTagtgatgaaaaaattaaaggaaatagaggCTTTAATATAGACtaatcaaataaattcaatttcaaaTATGGAGGGTATCTTGTCATGAGAGAATAAGTAGGctagaaaaaggataaaaatccAATATTCGAGGTCTCAACACTATAAGGAAAGAGAAGTGAAATATAAGCAGTTCATTTGTCAGTTCTCTATCACATCTATCAAATTGACACAGATGACAAAACAGATAAATGATGATAGTTGGAGGGggtatggaaaaagaaatacaccaTGTTTTCTCAGTGGAGTTGTGGGGGGTCATATCCTTGCCTCACTTACCTAAGCAGATATTCCACCTGGTCAGAAAGACAAAGGCCACATAAAGCAATCTCCCTGAGGTGCCTCAATTTGCTCAGTTCTGCAGCAAGAATGTCAATACTGATCTTTAATGTGAAGTCTATCTCCTGTTTTTCATTTCCACTAAAAGAAGGCAGTTTCAAGCTCTGCAAATTTTGGAAAGTTGCAATCTGTGATACAAGGGACCTGATATCCATCAAGATTATCATGCAATGACTTAAATCCACTCTGCGAATTGCCAAAGGGTCCAAAAGAGTCAGAATTTTTACAGCATCATGAAAAAAGATGAGAGCAGTGTAGAAATCTCTGCACTTTAGTTGGAAAGGGCTGTTGGTTGTCCTGGAGAGCTTCTGTTAAAAACTCCTTAGAGGATGAGCTCACTTGGAGATCTACTAGGAGTTCCACACAAGTTTCTATTGGGAAAGTTGTGACTGGGGTTTCTTCTGCCAGGTGGTCCCTTGCCTGGCTTTCTGGGACATGTCTCTGGTACTGTAAGGAGTTGTAGACTCTGACTCTGCTTGTTGAGCTGGCCCATAATCTCATaagttttaaattccaaaaaatatttttattaagtaatCCTGTCATATCCAGCTGCTGTAATCCCctgaatgaaggacaaaaaaagaaaaaagttgtaaCCTGAGCCAGAAATCCTTGGGAGTTCTATTTATCATGACAGAAAAGTCAGCTGGGTCCTAAATGCCctcccttccatttccttctattaAGTTGTTATCAAGCAGAGGAATCAATTGGGTTGCAGTCAGGGATTGTCATAGCTGGTTGAATGACTGAGAACAgacctttttctttgatcttataAATCACTGGATTCTTGAACTCTTTTGGACTGATTGGATCTTTTCTAACTATAGGCTTTATCCACCTCCACAATGGAGAGGAATGCCCTAGAATCTGACatcaactgaaaaataatcaGCTCTCTATTTTATTCTCCTTAAGTCATATTTGCCCCATAGTGGAAAGAACAGGTTTCaaggtcaggaagacttgggttgaaGTCCTGTCTCTGATTTATACCaactgggaaagttacttaatcttaGCCCAACTGCCTAAGACTTGGTAGCAGAGAAGTTGCTAAGAAAGATTAATTATGGGAGTTAACTCATCCGAGAGTTATCAATGTCAGTGACATGTTAGGTCCAGCCTTCATTTCCATCAAAGTTGCTGAAACATGAGGTTCTAAGACAAATCACTCATCTATTTTTCCTAAACGTCCCTATCTCACCCCACTCCaatattccctctctcccttcctccccctcctttttcttctcccctctcactctctcttcttctccccttccccactccccactctctctcacacacccCTAATCTTACTTCTAAAAAGCTTAAGCTTTCATAGACTCAAGTATCTTCTGATATTTCCTCCTCATTCTATCATTCCAGGAAATTATTCCCAAATTATTTCATGCAAGGTTCTATTTTTGGTCACACTTTTCAGTAATCAAGTTATTCAGTTTTCTATTCTACTAATATTCTAatatgttctccagatctgtcttttatgtttcacattcttctatttgtttccaaTGTTTACAATTGGTCTTGTTATTTCTTGATTGTTCTGCATTTCCCTGGCTTCCCATTACCAATcttcagttttcaaagaattattttcatctcgGGACTCCTTTCCTCCTTGGcaagttggtttccttttttttccccatatgcttttggtttttcttggagattttttttggttacattttcctcaatctgatttgattttttaaattctttctttgagttcttctacacattttctttggggttgcacattactctttggggtaaaagcttttttaatgaaatggcctcctctgaagataaactcGTTTTCCCCATTCCCGTAATACATTTCAATGGTGGGATTCATCTTTGcagatgcatttttttaaaaaagagagtaaGCACCTCTAACTGTAGTGTGAGAGGAAGGTTCCTCAAGTTTCCCTTCAGTGTTTCCCTCTGACCAGTAATCCCCAAACTCCAAAAATAGGAACCCCAAAGCAAGAGCTCCCCTCTCCTGCAAGGACTGGTAGCCAGCTACATCCCTGGCCCACTGCATCTGTACCCATTGGGGACTGGTTCCTTCTTCGAAGGTTCTTTTCTTGGTCCCacttttcaggtagtccagttctACACagttctattttattctaatctcttctccagatcttttatgtttcacattgttctatttatttccaatatttccaatttgttttatttcctgatttttctccaTTTGCCGGGCTTCCCATTgccaatctttatttttcaaagaattatttttatcttgagaTTCCTTTCATCCTTTGCAAGTTGGTTTCCTTTTTCCCACatgcttttggtttttcttggattttttttttttttttggttacattttcctcaatttcatttcatttgtaaattcttttttgagtagttctagatatttttttcttggtttgcaGCAATTGCACatttctctttggggtaaaaaCTTTTTGACTTAAGTGTCcacctctgaagatgaattctccttttccctgttcccataatacatttcaatggtgggattcttCTTTGctgatgcattttttaaaagagaggttTAGCACATCTAATTGTGGTGTGGGGTAAAAGTTCCTCAAGTTTCTATTCAGTGtttccctctgaccaggaaccccaaactttctgaccaggaaccccaaagcAAGCTCTCGCCTCTCCTACAAGGACAGGCAGCCAACTGCATCCATGGCCCACTGTATCTGGACTCATTGCTTCCTTCTTGGAAGGTTCTGTTTTGGATCACACTTTGCACATAGTCTAGTTCTAcacttttattctattctaatctgttctccagatcttttatgtttcacattctatttatttccagtttgctttgttatttcttgatttttttgcaATTCCCTGGCTTCCCATTGCCAATTTTCatctttcaaagaattattttgattttgagacTCCTTTCTCATTGCAAggtggtttccttttttttccataagccttttgagggttttttttttttttgacaggttTGTTTTTGGTTACATTTCCGTCCAttccatttgattttaaattcttttttaaattctacaTTTTTTTAGGGTTACAGCCAttgcacattactctttggggtaaaagcttttttacttaagtgtctgaagatgaactctccttttccctgttcccataatatatttcaatggtgggattcttCTTTGCAGATACATTTTTGAGAAAAGAGATTAAGTACCTCGGTGGTGTGCGGGGAAGgttcctcaagcttcccttcagtgTTTCCTTGTGACCAGTAACTCCAAAACCCCCAAAACAGGAACCCCAGAGCAAGGGTTTCCCTCTCCTGCAAATACTGATAGCCAGCTGCAaccctgccccactgcctctgtaCCCATTGGGGGCTGGTTCCTTCTTGGAAGTTTCTTTTTATGGTCACACTTTTCCGGGACTCAATTTctatgcttttctattttcttctaatctgTTCTCCAGCTCTGTCTTTTAGCTTTcacattgttctatttatttccaatattgccaatttgtttgattatttcttgattttcagcATTTCCCTGGCATCCCTTTGCTGATCTAAATTTTTCAAAACATCATTTTCATCTTGAGATTCCTATCCTGGGTTGcagatttgtttccatttttttttccccatatgattttgtttttctttggagtgattttttttttggttacattttcctcaatttcctttgatttttacattcttttttgagTTAGTTCTATTTATTGCCTTTTGGTTTGCAGCAATTGCACATTTCTTTTGAGGGTAAAAACTTTTTTGCTTCAATGTCcacctctgaagatgaattctccTTTTTCCTGTTCCCACTATATATCTGAATGGTGGGAGGCTTCTTTGCAAGTGCAATTTtgtaaaaaagaatgttaagcacctctaattgtggtgTGTGACAAAGTTCCTCAAGCTTCTGTTCAGTGTTTCCTTTTGAGCAGGAAGCCCAAaatctctgaccaggaacccctaAAGCAAGAGGTCCCCTCTCCTACAAATCGTGGCAGCCAGCTGCATCCTTGCCCCACTGGCCCTGTACCCACTGCCGGCTGGTTCCTTCTTTCCAGGGCCAGGTCTTCAGGTAGTCAGTGGCACCGCTGGGCCCGGCTGCCATCCCACTCAGGCCAGCTTCACTCAGGCCTCCAGCTCTCAGACTTCAACTTGACTCTCAGAGAGTTTGGGAGATAAAACACTCTGTGcttctgctgaggctccagccccTCCCAGCTAGACCAGGAGTTCCCACTTCTTCTGTGGATTTAGCCCCCACATGTTGCCACTTCAGACACGTTCACGTCCAGCCCAGAggctttcttcacttttttggttgGTCTGGAGGACCCCTGTGCTACCGCGAATCGTTGATTGAAAGGGGTCCCTTCACACATTTCTTctctttgggggggagggggaaacggGGAGAGCTGGAACTGGAGTCTAGGCTCCAAGCCCTCCCTACCGTCCTCCAGAGAATAAATTTCTCCAAAAGACCGGAAAGCGGTTTCTACGGCCTTGTCTCTGGGCGCTTGAAGAGGATTGCTCGGGGTCGTCCTCGGAGTTGTTTTGGACTTGGCATCCAAGGCTGGCTGGACTTTGCCTCTCCTTTTCCAGAGCCCTTGCCTGCCTTTGGCGGGGGAAGAGGCTGGGCTCTCTTGTTGGCCTTGAGCATCTTTTCCTAGGGGCCAACTGAAGGAGGGCTCGTAGGGCATTTCCTGGCACGTGGTGCATTCTGTGGGAGGGGCTGGATGCACTTTCTTGCTGCGTGGATCACCAACGGTCCTTTTGATCTCGATGACTCGGGTTTGTTCTTCCTCGGCTTCAGACTCGTCCCCTTGGTCCCATTTGGAGGAGGATTCCGAGGTGATCTCGGAGGAGGATGTCTCGGATCTTGTGTCCCTGTGGCTCTTGTCAGCCCAGGCCTGCATGGCTTTCTCAGGGCCCCTGGGCAAACCAGGAAGGAATAGTTCCTCCAGAACCAGGGGAACTTCAGCGAACTAGAAGGAGCCGCCAAAGCTGAACTTGGCCCCCAGGATGGGCCCGctacctcctcctcctgcctTGCTGAGGCGGCAGCCGGGATGCCGTTCTGGCCCTCCACATCCAGCACTTGCTCATCACTGCTTGAGGAGCAGGGAGTAACACGGTGAGGGGGACCTCGGAAAAGGGATTTTGCCTTCTGGAAAAAGCTCTTCTCCTCCGGGACCAAGTCTGTGAAGGAAGAAGGGACCATATGAACAAAGGGGAAGGAATCGGCAAGCAGATTTGGGTGGGGGAAAGATAGGAGCGGCTCACGGTTTATGATTTACCCCCAGTGATCCCTGACCTTTGGAGGATAACCGGACCCTTGTCAGTGTGCTCTTGCATATGCTCTCCCTCGTTCACATACTGGGAGGAAGCCCAAGAGACAACTtcattccttcctatttttctggtAACCCTCTTCTTTGTACAGTTGTTTGTAGGGGCTCACCGCCTTAGACTGGGAGCTCCTCCGGACCAGAGCCCGGCTTGGGCCATTCGTTGCATCCCCCCAGTGCTTACTATGGAGCTTGGCCCACAGCAGATAATGTGCATTGACTCTGGCCTCCATtcattcttccccctttctcacttttctaaaCTCTGCACTGTCATTTCTCACATTCTCATTCAGTTGAGTTTTactaattaaaatgcaaaattactCTTAGAACTTCCAAAGTACAAAAGGGAAGATActtttggctttttattgaatttcttgaaTATTGTCCCCTATTtacattcacattttttccttttacatttgtttttaagatttttgctttctAGCTTCTTTCCCAgattcccacccacaattaagaaaccacatttcAAACTAGGCAAACTTTTCCATCAAAGTTGTGAATAAAAACATACATCTCCCAccttaatgaaaaataaacacctcaagaaaaattaagtgaaaagtaGAGCcatcaaaagagaaatagagaatgcttctatctgtattcagatataatTATTCCTAATCTGTGAATCaataggattttttgtttgtctaaGTCCTTCAGAGGAGTTGTAGATGATTGTGCTACTAGGAAAAACCAAATCATTTTCAAATGGTCACCCCAGAACATTGCTGTCACTTCATATATGGCACATTTCACCCTCTTCAAGGAAGACtttgcagggttttttttcccccctgaaaacattctgctcatcatttcccagagaacaatgatATCTCATCAGAGAAATGGGTTTCAAAAATGGTTTTTCCATTTACCGTTGATAATtgtattccccctcccccccatttattctctttcttttcagtctctttcctcaaaagtgtttcattactgatcaatgacttgcccaaaatgacctgttcttttatcatcttccccttcccatattccattcccctcctattttcctgcaggctAAGAAAGAGTTCCATGGGACTtccgggggcggagccaagatggcggagcaggcacacacgactctctaagctcctctcattaccctcataaccaactacttcatccagcctcaaaaataagtcttcactacttaaattcatgaagatgagaagcactacaacttaccagctgatccggaagctcgccaggaaaggtttgtcctgaggggccaggaacagactagcacaggcagcgagaggctagcgtcctgagcagaccaggggcgggggtgatctctgtggctagggAAGTTATAGCGATCAccctgctataggctaactgctctgccttgattacaaagcagtaaactggcagagaaatcaaagcctaaaacagagggtcctctaaaaaacgccggaacctaaggagatctggctgtaacccctcaaacccggaagtgactcaggcagactttaccgcagccctgcggccatatccggcagttcggggcttttgcgggggcagttactgatctgcacggcaggggagcgcagcctgggcagcctctgatcagcagagtggggggctcggcctggggcaatagaacctccccagctgactgtgcttcccaggcagacacttcctgtccctgcaaatccattcactgctcaactgctaacacccacagccccagggcgggatttggcttgggaagtgaaactctcactgctcagcatctagccccagggcagtcgttatctcacacagcaggggttctttgcagggcactttcccagcccggccctgcaggcctgagttactttcaagTGGGGAGCTCtttccagagcactccagtacctcactgctttttgtagccggctggcaggacagctaatccatatacctttcactgctctgcagaggaagctggtaacctcctggctctgaaggcagaccttacaggctttaagaaaatgagtaaaaaaatcaaaagaacgattgatagtttctacacagaaagagaacagcttttcaaccctgaaaacactaatagcagacagtctccagacggttgttggtctccaatacaaaaggctctcctagaagagactattaaaaaccttaaaagagagctagaagagaaatggggaaaggcacataactcactaaaagaaaaatttgataaagtggaaaaagaaaacaacttcctgagatgtgaattggaaaaggtaaaaaacagagtttgcgaattggaaaaagaaaataactcactaaaaaaaaaaaaaaaatcagtgaaatggaaaaaaattccatagagcaaaacaactcaattggacatatacaaaaagaagtgaaaaaagctaatgaagaaaataactcactaaaaatcagaactgaacaaatagaaatgactgattcattgagacatcaagaatcagtcaagcaaaaccaaaaaaatgaaagattggaaaaaaatgtcaaatatttactcggaaaaacaacagacctagaaaatagatctaggagagataacctgaggatcaccggactaccagaaaattatgatgaaacaaagagcctagagactattttacaggaaatcatcaaagagaactgcccagaagtaatagaactggaagggaaaataggcgttgaaataattcatcgaacaccttctgaaaaagaccctaaaataaagactccgaggaatattgtggccaaacttcagaattttcagattgaagaaaaaattttacaagcagccaggataAAGGCCTGAAATCctatattccgaaaggcaaaagaactcggaatgcagccaagaataaactacccagctaatgagtattttttccaaagaatggacatttaatgaaataggaattccatctgtttctaaggaaaaaaccagacttaaacaaaaaatttgatcgccaacaacaggaatcaagagaagtagaaaaaggtaaaagcaactcttgagaactgtatttctgttgtagatatacataaaaaccatatgtataatttgattttaccgatataacataaaaaagggaagtagaaatggaaaggggataatgtcagaaaaagggaagaggggagataaaaagagggcaACTACATGGGACagtgaggcaaagaaaacctatcatatatgagggaacttagagagggggaggaacattgtgtgaatcctactctcatcagagttggctcaaagaggaaacaatttacattttgttttacagagattcttccctcacttcattaaaaagtgggagaggaaaagggagaaggaaaaagagtaataagggaagggtacaagaaa
This genomic window contains:
- the LOC127547907 gene encoding LOW QUALITY PROTEIN: leucine-rich repeat-containing protein 14-like (The sequence of the model RefSeq protein was modified relative to this genomic sequence to represent the inferred CDS: inserted 3 bases in 2 codons), with the protein product MAAGPSGATDYLKTWPWKEGTSRQWVQGQWGKDAAGCHDLGLQQLDMTGLLNKNIFWNLKLMRLWASSTSRVRVYNSLQYQRHVPESQARDHLAEETPVTTFPIETCVELLVDLQVSSSSKEFLTEALQDNQXSPFQLKCRDFYTALIFFHDAVKILTLLDPLAIRRVDLSHCMIILMDIRSLVSQIATFQNLQSLKLPSFSGNEKQEIDFTLKISIDILAAELSKLRHLREIALCGLCLSDQVEYLLRGLQCSLEXLPFSYCTLTKKDLIYLSRSQHSIHLKKLDLTGNNITKHLDSFLELLKSVSNSLKWLNVTMCGIKDSDFLKILSYLYSCTRLSHLGLCGNPLSSTSVYILLSPGQHKLPNLKVISVPVFLDCCKNLPQHDPLPKSLEPYIDSDKFSSVLKEMKQMELKKGDSAIEYPSSLTFDLLDYFDLR